The following nucleotide sequence is from Euleptes europaea isolate rEulEur1 chromosome 3, rEulEur1.hap1, whole genome shotgun sequence.
cacGGCCACTGCTCTTATGTTTGTATCTGGGCTCTTTCAAGATGAGTGTGGAAGTCCTGTAAACATGTGAACCCTGGAACTGGATGAATCCTGTCAGGAACACAGATATGAAGCAACAAGTCTAAGCTAACTGTTTGACAgttaaattcattttttttacaaaaactaaCGTCTCAAaggtttatttcatttcatttgtttaacagaaggggggtgggagaaacACACTCCAGGGGCTGGGGGGAGTTGGGAGGTTGGGACAgtgcgggggggaggaggagacagaCCCCCGGGGTAAGTTTATCACAACAGCAGCACCTGGAATGGATAGGCCTGCCTAGGAGAAAAACACAGGCACTGCCACAACACCACAGGAAAAGAGCTACTGCCTGAAAAAATTGAGCTGCCGGTCCAAACTCCACAGAGGGGTGCTATAGATCCAGGTCGTAATAGTCTTCTAGCTCGTCGTGAAACAAGTCCCACTCGTCCTCGGAGTCTGTCAGGTCGTCCTCGCCCCCCGCCGCCAACAGCATGAGAAGCATTTCGCCCAGCTCAAAGGTCACCACCTCGTCCTCGTCGTTCTCAAAGGGATCACTGCCCTCCCGCTCCTCAATGAACTCCCAAAACCGGTTTCTCCGCTGGGCctacaaaggggggaaaacacagtCATTGCCCTCAGGCGAGTGGTGCTGACCAAACAAGCCGGTCGGATAGCACCGCTCtcctttaaatgaaaaaaattctACTGTTCTGAGTTaccacattttttcttttttctttttggaataattttattccttttttaaaaggggtacaggaaaggaaaaaaagggaaggggcaggTAGGGAAAAATTATACAATTCGTTTCGCGTCCATGCCCGTCAAAACCCGTCcacatttcttcttttattattatcGATTTTAATAATATTGGTCTTTTGGGGGTgcaggagggagaaggggaggggatgagcgaggggaagagggggatgggggaATGGTGGGTGTGCTATGACCCTTCTACCCCCCGTCTAGGTCTGCACTTGGTAGTTCTCCGTGTGAACCTGCACAACTCATTGCTAAGTTTATGTTCTGAGGTGTTGTCTCTCAATAATCTGTGTTTAGTCCATCTCACAGTAAGGATCGTGGATTCTTCTTGAGGGGAAATGGGGAAATGCCAAagacatgggggtggggaaggggagtgtCCAGGGATCCTGATTTAGTGTGATTGATGCCCTCAACTGACACCCATGCCAATTCACAACAAGGAGCTAGAGGGATCATAAAGGGTTGTCTAGGTATCAGGTAGACGGTTGAGCGCAGTTCCCACACAACTGCCTTGGTACGAAACTGTAACTTAATGTGGGAAGCTGCAGTCTTGAtatagcaggaaaaaaatgtcacATATTCCAACTAGCCTACACAACCTGTGATCCACCAAGTTGAAGACGTCTTACTGAGCCATGTGTTTATGGCTTCCCAGGTTCTGACTTTGTCCAtgctttttattttagtttcaAGAATGGAGCAGAACAGGAAATTTATTGAGCCTGCATGTGAACTGTGTTTGGCTTGGTGGATTGCAAGTTGTGCAGGTCCCTGTTGCATATTTCTAACTGAGGAATCCGGAAGAATTAGCTGTATTTCCAACTCCAAAAAGGAAGGCACACTGAAGATAATAGAATTACACAAAGGCAACAATATGTTATTTTTCTTCCACGATCAGGAAGGGATTTATGCCATTTCCTTTGTGCCATTTGCCCTGCACCATTTTATAAGCTGCTCACTGGGGAAGTGAAATCCAAACTGTTGGATAATATATGAGCTGAAACAAAGGGAAGACATTTCACAAAAAAAGCTCTCCCACACATTTTACTGATTGGAGGTGGCTGAGAGGGGGATGGGTACACGGGAAAAATTGTACATTCCAAGCGAGGGCAGTAAGGATTGCCCTCACTCTGACCTCTCTGGTGGTCagtgtgtccagatcacgcaaagtgatggtattgctttactctgcacTGGTTagacctagagtattgtgttcacttttgggcaccacaatttaagaaggatgtagacaagatggaacatgtccagaggagggcaacgaaggtggtgagggtctggagaccaagttctatgaggaaaggttgaaggaactgggtatgtttagcctgaagaggagaagactgagaggggatatgataaccatcttcaagtacttgaagggctgtcatatagaggatggtgccgagttgttttctgttgcccaaggtcgggaccagaactaacgggctgaaattaaatcaaaagagtttccgtttagacattaggaagaattttctaacagagcggttcctcagtggaacaggattcctcaggaggtggtaagctctccttccctggaggtttttaagaagaggctagatggccatctgtcagcaatgctgattctatgaccttaggcagttcatgagagggagggcatcttggctatcttctgggcatggagtatgggtcactgggtgtgtgtgggggaggtagttgtgaatttcctgcattgtgcagggggttggactagatgtccctggtggtcccttccaactctatgattctgtggttccAGACTTTTAAATCCTAATGCATGGGTTATTGAATGCTCCATTgtgttgactgtactgactcactatgtgtaatccgccttgagtccctatgagaaaggtaaaggtagtctcctgtgcaagcaccgggtcattcctggctcatggggtgacgtcacatcccaacgttcagtaggcagattttgttttatagggtggtttgccagtgccttccccagtcatcttccctttacccccagcaagctgggtactcattttaccgacctcggaaggatggaaggctgagtcaaccttgagccggctacctgaagctaacttccgttgggactgaactcaggtcgtgagcagagcttggcctgcagtactgcagcttactactctgtgccacggggctcctccctgtgagaaaggcggactataaataacacgaataatataaaataaacctCCTGTAATCAAAGCTGATTAGCTATGTAACATCATGCCATTCATGTGGTTCCTGATTGGCTATGATCACTGTAAGGAGAAGCTCCTGTTTAAAAGGAGTGATGCAAAAATACAGACTGGGAAAAGAAGCAGCTGCAAGCAGCACACAGAAAAGGTAAGCAAGGCAGTCTGTGACACCCTTCACCCTTTCAAACCCACCCCATTTGTCCCCAAAAATTGTGTGCATAAAATAAGGCATAGCCCTAATTTTAGCTGACCATTGCCAAGAGCCGAGTTTAACACAcactctaccttttaaaaaaggaatcaaCAAAAGCTGTGGGACTTACTCTGTATCTACTTGAAGTTCCCACTTTCTGCCTCTGGGGTTCTTCTCGGCGGCCATCGGGGTATGCGTGTTTGTAAAAACAGTTCCCTCCAAATGGGCAGCTCCCACGGCCTTCATCAAAATACCTGCATGGCTTGTTGCTGGAAAGGAAAATATCGCAACCCTTACTCACggcatagccaatcagaattcAGTACTGCATTTGCTTTATAATCCAGACGatttattttttcctctttgttgGTCTGAAGCCATTTTAAAACCAGTTTAACAGACGTACATACAATGGACTATGTGGATGTGCATACTCGAGGAAGTGTGCACACATGGGTAGGTGCATGCAGACAGAAGACCGGCACAAGCCTGTACCATTAAGGCTAGGTGGTGGTTGGGCAGACAAGGGAGTAGCACATGAGGCTGTTTGGCACAAAGGAGAGACTGGCGCGGCTCGCATGCATCTACCGGCAGTTAGGTCGAGATGCGTTTCACACACAGAAGGAGGGTAGGAAGGAGGTATGAGAGGGCTTTATGCAACGCCTGGCTTTCGGTCCACGTATGCCCTTAATGTCTGCAGTCAAACTTGGCCCAGGGCTGCAGGGCTCATACCTCATTGCTTCCTTGTATTTCTGAATGAGTTTctgcttctcttccttctcctccacccAGTACTCACTTGGAATGACAAAGTTAGATGTGATCCGACATTCTGGGCAGGACCTGGGGAACGAACAGACTGCACTGCAAAATTCCACATGACCAGGTTATACACACACCACAGCATATGCCCACCACTCAAAAGCAGTCTATCGGACCTCAGACCTTTGCACTGCGCTCTTTTTCCTTTCTACGATCTaagcttttccccttcccccctcccccactcttttctCAGGTTCTCAATTCTGTCGCTTTCCCATATCTGAAGAGCATCGGGGGTAAAAAACATTTCACACACAGACTCATTGTTCTTTagatataaataaatttatttctttttttttgtaacttTGCTTCCTTGGATGTCcatattggttttttctttttcctccaaGCAGAGTTAAAAGAGGGATGGGTCACTGGCTCAATTATGAATTAGAAGAGTGAAGTCTTAAGAAATGCACATTTGGAGTTGTTCTGTCTTTCGTCTGAACCCAAATGATTGTGATTGTAACCAATAGGACAGTATGTTGCTaccatttaacaaaaaaaaagtatgaCTTAACATTCAAACTAAGCGGATCGCGCTGACCAAGGTCAGAAAGCATATCCAAAAAAACCCCCCTCAATTCTGAATGACAACGTTACTATGTATTAAAATGCAGTCTTGGGATGAAAGAGGGGTTTTGTTGCCAGTTCACACAACATACTAAACTTCTCCCCAAGAAACAAAGCACAACGGACATGGAGAAGTGCCTCACTTTATAATCTTGCTCTCAAATTGCTTAGCGCTCCTCCACTTGCGGATGCACTTCAGACAGTAAGTGTGGTTGCAGTTGGAGAGGATCCCAAAACGGCGCTCGCTGGGGTTGGCTTTCTCGTACACCACCTCCATGCAGATCCCGCACACCATGTCTTTGCTACGCTGGACGGCGAACGAGAGCTCCATGTCCTTCTCGTGAGCCTCGATGCAAGACTGCGCCGGGAGAGAAAGGGACACACAGACAGGAAATAAGACGCTCGacttcccccccaaaaacacaAACTTAAAACTTGGAGGACGATTATCAGCATCTTCCATTAACCTTCCTtgccttgaccccccccccccacccttttgcCACTAAGATCTTTCTAAAGCATTTCCTCTTCTCAGATATTCTGAATTCTTAGTTCACCATCTGCAATTTTTTTCAAGGCTTTGTACTGGGTGGTGTAGCTGGGTTTTTTTGTAAGTGTAATAGCGTGTTTCCTTGTTTTAGGTTTTGCTGGCTTGCTACTTTGTTGATTTTAACTTGTTTGTGTATTTAttgttgtaagttgccttgaacaTCTTTGTAGAAATGTGGCCCCACTAAGattaacaattaaaaatataacaGAACTACgaattctcaaaaaaaaaagaaaaagaaatagtagTCAGAGAAATTGCTTGAACATTCCCTCCCTGGAAATTAAGATTAATTAAAAAACATCAACAACAACCCCAGCTCCCTACACAGATATATCAAAAAATGAACATGTTGTACATAAGAACAGATTCCTTTCCTTACGGAAAATAAAGAGCATCTTTATAAAGGAAGGAGCAGCTCAGAGCAGCTACGTTGCACAGGAGCACTTTGGCCAATATACAATGCTGCGATCTACGGATGACAAGGCAGGCTAGGGAGATGCCAACTGAAACTCCGTATTACCAGCAGCCTTCGTTGGATTTTGTGCTAATTCTATGCCGGCAGAAATTTTGTCTTCTCCCCACAACTTACATTTCAGTGCTCCTCTTGCTCAGCTTGCCCCAAGGCCTTCCATACTATAAAGTTCATAAACACTCTCCTGCTTCTAATCAAGTGTGGCCTGCACAAGTTTCTCACTTGAATTTCAAATGCATGAGGGCAAGACATGCTTGCATCTTACCTTCCTATACCAATAAAATCTTATTCCAACATTAGCCATCACGGACTACAGCTTGCTTTTTCAGATACATCTGAGGAAgggggctctagtccacaaaagcttacacTGGAGCAAAACTGTTAATCTTCAAGGTATCACAGAACTCCTGTTTGCTTATGATACATCAGACTAACACAACTATTCCTCTGGAATTATCCTCTAACAAGTTCACCCCTCTATTTAACAAACAGAAAGTCAGTTGCCCATTCATGAGTATAATAAAAGGAATCACTACCTTCTGCCCCTTTTTTATTCCTTTCCTGCCCGACAGCCAAATCTGGAGCCAGAATTCTACTGGTCACGCACATAATGCATATTTCCCCCCCAATGACAGGCCATGGCACATAGTTGTTGCTgccttgctatttatttattaaaacattcatttattgaaacatttatatcctgccattctTCTTGGTTcaacaataatagttaaaacatcctcagctaaaaccaaaggtaaaataacaagccccaaatccttccccacttaaaagatgcctgctattcaaACCCCAGCCCTACTGTGGGGGGAACGCATTTCCAAAACTTACCTTAACCTTACTATTTAAATTCAAATTTGATAATAAAAGTTACTTTTTCAAAAAGCTCACTGGCTCTAGTCTCAGCCGTAGAGATGCTATGAAGTATGAATCAAGTAGAGATACCTCTACCATTCTTACAGCACAAGATCATGCTCTACAGAAAAGACTCCACATAAGTCACCCAGGACCAGTATGACACTGAAGCGCAAGGAGATCAGAATGCATCCAGTCCTACTGACCATCAGCCCTGCACAAAGCATCAGTCAATTTGCTATTTCCAAGACCCCCTAgactccccccctcaaaccagaagAACTTTAGAGCACACAACCGAGTTATGCGtcttcttcctccccacaccccatcgCTCTTTGGTTTGATTTCCATCTTGGCTGGAGGATAAGAATGGCAAAATACATTCTCTATCCGGCTGCCTGGTAATTCCAGGGAACAGCTGTTTCCTTGAGGTTGAATGAAACAAATTGCAAACCCTGACAATAAAAGGAAGCCTAATCTCAAGCCATAGTAGGTTTTACATGCTTTCAGCACTACACACAGTTTCCAAACAGCAAATGAAGGCTGTGCCAACAGGCCATTTCTCCAGGCTAAGCCCAGCTACCAGCCCAAGCACTCTGAACAAGGTTATTAGAGAAGTATGCTTGGGCAGAGAGTTTAACTGTTGTAGGAGATGCTATTTCAAGACCCCATGAAGCCTGCAAAGGTTTCATAACAATTGACCAGCCCAACAAGAGACATGGTGCCTATGCCACTCGCCTTACCTTTATGTGCAAAGAGCGCTGGGCGGCATCAGCAGGATGGAGGACCTGCAGGCCGCACATGTCACAAACGTCACCGTGGATATAAACGCAGTTTTCTCCGTAACGGCATTCCCCTACAGCGGCGTAAGGGCAAAGTTGTTTCTTCATCTCCAGGTTTGTTTGCTGCTTCTCGTATTCTTCTTCAATTACCATTCCCTGCAAGGGGGCTTCAGTGCAGGACGGAGCAGCTGGGAAAGGCAGAATGAAGATGAGGAACCCATTATTCTCGAATGCCATTTTCCAACAACGTAACGATCTGTGTAAATAGATTTATCCAGCAGAAACAGTTCCAAATGAACAAAGCCCTTCATAATCTCTCTTCCCTCCGCCACCCCGGGAATAAAATCACCCCTGTCTGGTAATTCATTTCACGACAAACACAAATGTTTACTTCAAATCTGTTTTACTAAAAGTTGATTCATGAAGGCTCCATGTGGAaaacaccaaaaagcatatatatgtATGTCAGCGTTCTATACAACAGGTGTCATATTTAAAAGACTCTTACTCTATGTACCAGCCCAAGTATGAACAGTGTCTTCGCACAGCCACACTGATGTGGAGATGCGGCATGTATACTGGCTGGTGCATGGGGTAAAAGAAACATTTAAATGTTATACCTGCCACATGGAGTTCAACCGAGGGTAAGCACAGTGTGGTACAGGGATAAGAGTGTtgcactgggatctgggagacccaggttcaaatttccagtctgctgtggaagctcgctgggataccttgggccagtcattctcagcctaccacacagggttgtggtgaggatgaaCTAGAGAAGAGAACAATTAAAGCTGCTATGGGTTCCCCTTtgggagaacggagccttgactacttaccgtgagggctccttctcttctgaggcggaaggcatcttgtagctgtgggttgTTGTCATGCCctatccgggaggcaggaccaaatctaaTATCCTATCGCCCCTATCGGGACAGCAGCCCCCTGGAGctcagtcacaggcttgcctagctctTAGACAGGAATAAACAAGGCATAACAGGACAAACTATAACATCAATCAACAGAACAGGAAGGAACTTTCCTATTATTTAACTGACAAGTATTAAGACCCTGCTTAGGTCTGAAATAGCTGTATTCTTGAACGTGTGGTCCATGGCATGTCGTCTTGAATCTTcgcctgggtgggcaagatgcccttcgcctaagaagagaaggagccctcaaggtaagtagtcaaggctccgttctcctctgaggcaagggcatcttgtagccgtgggacctataagagctcccatcagGGTGGGTTATATGCTTTCTCCCACTACATGCTGCAGCACTCTGCGGCTGAATGCTGCTTGCGCAGATGACCATGTACTGATCTTGTAGTGCTTGGCGAAAGTTGAAACAGTGGACCATGTGGCCGCCCGGCAAATTTCGTCAACCGGTGATTGCTTGTCAAATGCCGCCGTTGTAGAGGCGCTGCTGAGCAAATGGGCCATGATGCCCTGAGGGACAGGAACCTTGGAGGCCTCTGCTATGGTGTTCTTTAGGCCATAACTAATGGATGCCGCTGACATTCTGAGTCCCTTATTAGGGTTTGAAATGTTAATAAACAGGTAGTCTTTTTCTTAGATCTGCTGTTCTATTGGTGAAAATGTGCAAGGCCCGACGCAGATCCAATGAATGCCATGTCCGCTCCGTTGGACAAGAAGGCTTCGGACAGAATGAAGGCAGAGAAATGTCCTGGGTACAATGAAAAGGCGGGTTAACCTTTGGGATGAAGGTGGGGTCTGGTCTTAAaaccaccttgtccttgtggaaAGTACAGAGCCCCTGACAAATGGAAAGGGCCCGCAACTCCGAGACACGACGAGCCGACGTGATGGCCACCAGGAATAGAACCTTCATTCTAAGCAGCCTCAGAGGAACTGTTCGAAGGGGCTCGAAGGGTTCCTTCATTAGGGCCTTGAGTACAATGTTAAGGTTCCACATGGGGAAGCGGTGAACGACAGGAGGACGAGTCTGAGAGACTCCCTTGAGAAAGGAGATGATGTGTTGGTGTTTTGAGATCGTCGCTCCCTCCAACAGAGGGATCACAGTGGCTATTGCTGCAATCTGGCGACCCAGAGTAGAGGCAGACAGATTTAACCGCACTCCCTCCTATAAAAATCCCAAGATTTACCGACTCCTGGTTGCAGAGGGTTGAATTTCTTTCGACATGCCCATCTTACAAACGCCTTCCAAGAAGCCGAGTATATACGCCGGGTCTCAGGTCTGCGCGCCTCCAGGATGGTGTCCACTACCTCTTTTGAGTACCCCAGTTTGACTAGGTTCATCCTTTCAAGTGCCAGACGGTCAAACAAAACCATTGGGGGTCTGGATGGACTAGAGGCCCCCGACGAGGGATTCCCCACTCCGACGGAATCTGCCACGGCTCTTGAATTGCTAGTTGGCGTAGTGTGGCAAACCATGGCCTGCGTGGCCAAAAAGGAGCTACTAGGAGGACATTTGCCTTCTCCACTTGAATCTTGCAGATGACCTTTGGTAGAATCGGCAGTGGTGGGAAGGCGTATAGAAGATCCTTCAGCCATGGATTGAGAAGGGCATCTACTCTCTCTGCCCTTGGGTGGAAGTATC
It contains:
- the MKRN1 gene encoding E3 ubiquitin-protein ligase makorin-1 isoform X1; this translates as MHGVCKEGDNCRYSHDLYTSQSAMVCRYFQRGCCAYGDRCRYEHTKPLKRDEVTTASPAAKTYPSASTDVTPPPGTLEASTGETEVEDKDLAAAGGGAEDWVNAVEFVPGQPYCGRAAPSCTEAPLQGMVIEEEYEKQQTNLEMKKQLCPYAAVGECRYGENCVYIHGDVCDMCGLQVLHPADAAQRSLHIKSCIEAHEKDMELSFAVQRSKDMVCGICMEVVYEKANPSERRFGILSNCNHTYCLKCIRKWRSAKQFESKIIKSCPECRITSNFVIPSEYWVEEKEEKQKLIQKYKEAMSNKPCRYFDEGRGSCPFGGNCFYKHAYPDGRREEPQRQKVGTSSRYRAQRRNRFWEFIEEREGSDPFENDEDEVVTFELGEMLLMLLAAGGEDDLTDSEDEWDLFHDELEDYYDLDL
- the MKRN1 gene encoding E3 ubiquitin-protein ligase makorin-1 isoform X2, yielding MHGVCKEGDNCRYSHDLYTSQSAMVCRYFQRGCCAYGDRCRYEHTKPLKRDEVTTASPAAKTYPSASTDVTPPPGTLEASTGETEVEDKDLAAAGGGAEDWVNAVEFVPGQPYCGRAAPSCTEAPLQGMVIEEEYEKQQTNLEMKKQLCPYAAVGECRYGENCVYIHGDVCDMCGLQVLHPADAAQRSLHIKSCIEAHEKDMELSFAVQRSKDMVCGICMEVVYEKANPSERRFGILSNCNHTYCLKCIRKWRSAKQFESKIINNKPCRYFDEGRGSCPFGGNCFYKHAYPDGRREEPQRQKVGTSSRYRAQRRNRFWEFIEEREGSDPFENDEDEVVTFELGEMLLMLLAAGGEDDLTDSEDEWDLFHDELEDYYDLDL
- the MKRN1 gene encoding E3 ubiquitin-protein ligase makorin-1 isoform X3, whose amino-acid sequence is MHGVCKEGDNCRYSHDLYTSQSAMVCRYFQRGCCAYGDRCRYEHTKPLKRDEVTTASPAAKTYPSASTDVTPPPGTLEASTGETEVEDKDLAAAGGGAEDWVNAVEFVPGQPYCGRAAPSCTEAPLQGMVIEEEYEKQQTNLEMKKQLCPYAAVGECRYGENCVYIHGDVCDMCGLQVLHPADAAQRSLHIKSCIEAHEKDMELSFAVQRSKDMVCGICMEVVYEKANPSERRFGILSNCNHTYCLKCIRKWRSAKQFESKIIKSCPECRITSNFVIPTTSHAGILMKAVGAAHLEGTVFTNTHTPMAAEKNPRGRKWELQVDTEPSGETGFGSSLRSGRAVIPLRTTRTRW